One Thiocapsa bogorovii DNA segment encodes these proteins:
- a CDS encoding penicillin-binding protein activator codes for MPKNRVDHRPLSTPITIIALLVALSLTGCAIDPARDEARLLAPVAGKPLSQADALAAQGQADAAARAYLDIAKGATPPAREQLQLKAARTFLSAGDTLQAQQTIGEISRPALTSSQREQLLLIEADLALLDGRPKDAIPRLQSMQVQTLPKDLKIQRLGTLAAAQRLANDPVASAESLIALDRLLDNEDARLLNQVSLVTTLGTMSSDQLRKLARSSSGAMKGWAEIALLAHDAGADPATFQTRYRQEQSKRLGHPAHPGLAEAYVNILSGGYASGESVTVMLPRGGRFAGAARSVKEGIEAASRADTSGSRPALDFIDSTQTSRARVLHAKAVESGADYVIGPLAKESVDSLAAGPALAVPTLALNQTTRDTQPAANLFQFSLSPENEAAEVADKAAAMGLKRAAVLYPQGPWGARLASAFRNQWRRLGGTLEAESVYSPTARNFQKTVTTLLGDSQADVLFLVATNELAHKLYPQIRLSKSSMAVMSTSHVYSGVFDPARDRVLAGLYFVDIPWMLNSGGEGALSRRRLSGSSFEVANPLARLYAMGIDAYRITPRLPALAKNPGAFYPGQTGGLSIDSLGRVQRQLALGRFGESGVLEAGEPSDTPASESP; via the coding sequence ATGCCCAAGAATCGCGTTGACCACCGTCCCCTGTCCACTCCGATAACGATCATCGCCCTCCTCGTTGCTCTTTCACTGACCGGATGCGCGATCGATCCAGCTCGGGACGAGGCGCGCCTGTTGGCGCCCGTGGCAGGAAAGCCGCTGAGCCAGGCCGATGCGCTCGCCGCGCAAGGACAGGCGGATGCGGCGGCCCGGGCGTATCTGGACATCGCGAAGGGGGCCACGCCGCCCGCACGCGAGCAACTCCAGCTCAAGGCGGCCCGCACCTTCCTCTCGGCGGGAGACACACTGCAGGCGCAGCAGACCATCGGCGAGATCTCGCGCCCGGCACTCACGAGCAGTCAACGCGAGCAGCTCTTGCTCATCGAGGCGGACCTCGCCCTCTTGGATGGACGCCCCAAGGATGCGATCCCGCGTCTTCAGTCCATGCAGGTTCAGACCCTGCCGAAGGATTTGAAGATCCAGCGGCTCGGCACACTCGCCGCAGCCCAGCGTCTCGCCAACGATCCTGTCGCCTCGGCGGAGTCGCTGATCGCGCTCGATCGCCTGCTCGACAACGAGGATGCACGTCTCCTGAATCAGGTCTCTCTGGTGACGACCTTAGGCACGATGAGCAGCGATCAGCTGCGCAAACTCGCACGCAGCTCAAGCGGGGCAATGAAAGGCTGGGCGGAGATCGCACTCTTGGCCCACGACGCAGGCGCGGATCCTGCGACATTCCAGACGCGCTATCGGCAAGAGCAATCCAAACGACTCGGCCATCCTGCTCATCCCGGGTTGGCCGAAGCCTACGTCAATATCTTGTCGGGGGGATACGCCTCGGGTGAGAGCGTGACCGTCATGCTCCCGCGCGGTGGACGCTTCGCGGGCGCCGCCAGGTCGGTCAAGGAGGGCATCGAGGCCGCCAGCCGAGCCGACACCAGCGGCAGCCGACCGGCGCTCGATTTCATCGACAGCACCCAAACCTCGCGCGCGCGCGTCCTTCACGCAAAGGCGGTGGAGTCCGGCGCGGACTATGTGATCGGCCCGCTCGCGAAGGAATCGGTGGACAGCCTCGCAGCCGGCCCCGCACTCGCCGTGCCGACACTGGCCCTGAACCAAACGACCCGCGACACCCAGCCCGCAGCGAATCTCTTTCAGTTCTCGCTGTCGCCCGAGAACGAGGCCGCGGAGGTCGCCGACAAGGCCGCCGCAATGGGTCTGAAGCGCGCCGCCGTGCTGTATCCGCAAGGACCTTGGGGAGCACGTCTCGCCAGTGCGTTCCGCAACCAATGGCGCCGACTGGGCGGAACACTGGAGGCCGAATCCGTGTACAGCCCGACGGCGCGAAACTTCCAGAAGACGGTGACCACGCTTCTCGGCGACTCGCAGGCGGATGTCCTCTTCCTGGTTGCGACCAACGAGCTCGCGCACAAGCTGTATCCGCAGATCCGGCTCAGCAAATCCTCGATGGCGGTGATGTCCACTTCGCACGTCTACTCCGGCGTCTTCGATCCGGCTCGCGACCGCGTGCTGGCGGGGCTGTATTTCGTCGATATCCCTTGGATGCTGAACAGTGGCGGAGAGGGTGCACTGTCGCGGCGACGCCTGAGCGGATCGTCGTTCGAGGTCGCCAATCCGCTGGCCCGTCTCTACGCGATGGGGATCGACGCCTATCGCATCACCCCGCGGCTGCCCGCGCTGGCCAAGAACCCGGGCGCCTTTTATCCGGGACAAACCGGAGGTCTCTCGATCGACTCGCTGGGCCGCGTCCAGCGCCAGCTCGCGCTCGGACGCTTCGGCGAGTCGGGGGTTCTCGAAGCTGGGGAGCCATCCGACACGCCGGCCTCGGAGAGCCCTTGA
- a CDS encoding YraN family protein produces MSGEKRRPSSGATDEAAGTRGVGDAKERLAEVYLKRRHLQPIARNHRCRFGEIDLVMRDGETLVFVEVRYRRSDRFGSPAETVDRRKQQRLTAAASHYLQAHPTVLPCRFDVVAVSGGDRIEWIKNAFAVES; encoded by the coding sequence TTGAGCGGCGAGAAGCGTCGCCCGTCATCGGGGGCAACGGACGAGGCAGCCGGAACCCGGGGCGTCGGCGACGCCAAGGAGCGTCTCGCAGAGGTGTATCTGAAACGCCGGCATCTGCAACCCATCGCGCGCAATCACCGCTGCCGCTTCGGGGAGATCGACCTGGTGATGCGCGACGGCGAAACGTTGGTCTTCGTCGAGGTGCGTTACCGACGCTCGGACCGCTTCGGATCCCCGGCGGAGACCGTCGACCGACGCAAGCAACAGCGTTTGACGGCTGCCGCCAGCCATTATCTTCAAGCCCACCCGACCGTGTTACCCTGTCGGTTCGACGTGGTGGCGGTCAGTGGCGGAGACCGCATCGAATGGATCAAAAATGCCTTTGCCGTTGAATCGTAA
- a CDS encoding BON domain-containing protein: protein MPLPLNRKSLRSCFIRTPLDQFGAIVRAIGRHRRTAAALLLLGATLLSGCAPMIFGAAAVGTAATVHDRRPANVILDDQQIELEAMSALMSNPDIGGRSQISSTSYNRTLLLTGTADTTEVAHEAAALLSRIGKVQRVVDEIVVGPRLDLTRQAQDTYITGRVKTDMLSIQLPGFDPTRVKVVTSDGVVFLMGLVNPTEADAAAEKASYVPGVKRVVKLFEYVDDYTDT, encoded by the coding sequence ATGCCTTTGCCGTTGAATCGTAAATCCCTCCGCAGTTGCTTCATTCGGACGCCGCTCGATCAGTTCGGCGCGATCGTGCGCGCGATCGGACGGCACCGACGCACCGCAGCGGCCCTACTGCTGCTCGGTGCAACGCTGCTGTCCGGCTGCGCGCCGATGATCTTCGGCGCAGCAGCCGTCGGCACCGCCGCGACGGTCCACGACCGACGTCCGGCAAACGTGATCCTCGACGATCAGCAGATCGAGCTCGAGGCGATGAGCGCCCTGATGAGCAATCCCGATATCGGCGGACGCTCCCAGATCTCATCCACCAGCTACAACCGTACCCTATTGCTCACCGGCACGGCCGATACGACCGAGGTTGCACATGAGGCCGCGGCGCTGCTGAGCCGCATCGGAAAGGTCCAGCGGGTCGTCGACGAGATCGTGGTCGGGCCCCGCCTCGACCTGACCCGACAGGCCCAGGACACCTATATCACGGGGCGCGTCAAGACGGACATGCTCAGCATTCAACTGCCCGGATTCGACCCGACGCGGGTGAAGGTGGTCACCAGCGACGGCGTGGTCTTTCTGATGGGTCTGGTCAACCCCACGGAAGCCGATGCCGCAGCGGAGAAGGCCAGTTACGTCCCTGGGGTCAAACGTGTGGTGAAGCTTTTCGAATATGTCGACGACTACACCGACACCTGA
- a CDS encoding FAD-binding oxidoreductase, with amino-acid sequence MSTTTPTPELSAGFLKSLARIAGAGHLLTDPADCWPYGYDNSRLHALPKGVVFAADEAQIMSLVVLCRDAGVPLVARGRGTGTTGATVPDQGGIVLSFERMDAILRIAPEDRLAVVQPGVLNEQLQRAVGAFGFFWPPDPTSAASCTIGGNLAYNSAGPRAVKYGTPRENTLGLAAVSGRGERLRTGVLTTKGVVGYDLTRLIIGSEGTLALITEATLKLTPMPEAKRTLRAAYADIHAAAAAVSAIMSQPVIPCALEIMDAAAIRAVRRYAGLDLPEDVGALLMIEVDGPAGCIDQSVAAVAAAANHAGLVELRRAESPEEVTALWTTRKALSPALRHIAPKKINEDVVVPVSRMGELIEGLERLSQESGVQIVNFGHAGNGNIHVNLLIDPDDPVAVESAHQCLDAMFSLVLQLGGTLSGEHGVGIAKRAFVDREIEAPVLALMRDIKRQFDPAGILNPGKGFPETTKRTETGR; translated from the coding sequence ATGTCGACGACTACACCGACACCTGAGCTGTCTGCGGGATTCCTGAAGAGTCTGGCACGGATCGCCGGCGCGGGACACTTGCTCACGGATCCAGCGGATTGCTGGCCCTATGGATACGACAACAGCAGACTCCACGCACTTCCCAAAGGCGTCGTCTTCGCCGCCGACGAGGCGCAGATCATGTCACTGGTCGTGCTCTGCCGCGACGCCGGCGTCCCGCTCGTCGCGCGAGGACGCGGTACCGGCACGACCGGGGCGACGGTTCCGGACCAGGGCGGCATCGTGCTCTCCTTCGAGCGCATGGACGCCATCCTGCGCATCGCCCCGGAGGATCGACTCGCCGTGGTGCAACCCGGGGTACTCAATGAACAGCTCCAGCGTGCCGTCGGCGCCTTCGGCTTCTTCTGGCCGCCGGACCCCACCAGCGCAGCGAGCTGCACCATCGGCGGGAATCTCGCCTACAACTCGGCCGGACCGAGGGCGGTCAAGTACGGAACGCCGCGAGAAAACACGCTCGGCCTTGCGGCCGTCAGCGGTCGCGGCGAGCGACTGCGCACGGGTGTACTGACCACGAAAGGCGTGGTCGGCTACGACCTCACCCGGCTCATCATCGGCTCGGAGGGCACGCTCGCCCTGATCACCGAGGCTACGCTGAAGCTCACCCCCATGCCCGAGGCCAAGCGTACGCTGCGCGCAGCCTATGCGGACATCCACGCGGCCGCGGCTGCCGTGTCGGCAATCATGTCGCAACCCGTGATCCCCTGCGCCTTGGAGATCATGGACGCCGCGGCAATCCGGGCCGTACGACGCTACGCAGGGCTCGACCTTCCCGAGGATGTCGGGGCGCTGCTGATGATCGAGGTCGACGGACCCGCCGGCTGTATCGATCAGTCCGTCGCCGCGGTCGCCGCAGCCGCAAATCATGCCGGCCTCGTCGAACTTCGCCGGGCAGAGTCGCCCGAAGAGGTCACCGCGCTCTGGACGACACGCAAGGCGCTCTCGCCGGCCTTGCGCCATATCGCGCCGAAAAAGATCAACGAGGATGTCGTCGTCCCGGTCTCGCGCATGGGCGAGCTCATCGAGGGCCTGGAGAGGCTATCGCAAGAGAGTGGCGTGCAGATCGTGAATTTCGGTCATGCGGGCAACGGCAACATCCATGTGAATCTTCTGATCGACCCGGACGATCCGGTTGCCGTCGAGAGCGCGCATCAGTGCCTGGACGCAATGTTTTCGCTCGTGCTGCAGCTCGGCGGAACGCTCTCGGGCGAGCACGGTGTCGGGATCGCCAAGCGCGCCTTCGTCGACCGCGAGATCGAGGCACCCGTGCTCGCGCTCATGCGCGACATCAAGCGGCAGTTCGATCCGGCCGGGATCCTCAATCCCGGGAAAGGCTTTCCGGAGACCACCAAGCGCACCGAAACAGGTCGCTGA
- the ptsP gene encoding phosphoenolpyruvate--protein phosphotransferase, which translates to MLESLRRIVQEVNNAPDLERALTIIVQRVKQAVGADVCSVYLNDFDNRRHVLHATDGLRAKAVGRVRLELGRGLIGLVSERAETINLDDAVNHPRYQRITDTGEEHYHGFLGAPIIQNRKVLGVLVLRQREKRHFGDDEVTFVVTLASQLAGAITFARTNGELARLQDDGIPQRFLPGLPASPGIGIGVAVVVYPPADLNAVPDRRAENLDNEAKDFLGAVEHVAEDLDRFALRTQAHLSAEDMALFDAWRLMLESDTLIDGTLSRIRAGNWAPGALRETIAEHAKVFDDMDDAYLRERASDVRDLGRCILTHLQKLTAAPIQYVPNTILVGDELSAMQIADVPREMLAGIVSTTGSGSSHVGILARGMGVPAAMAVADLPVGRVEGRELVVDGYRGRVYVAPGPTVRAEYQRLAEDEAALTSELQALRHLPSETSDGYLVPLYLNTGLVSEARPLGIEESAGVGLYRTELPFIVRDTFPGETAQMSNYRRVLELFAPRPVTIRTLDIGGDKPLPYFPMHEANPFLGWRGIRITLDQPEIFLTQVRAILRASIGLDNLQILLPMISTVGEVDEALLLIHRAHDELLEEGYQVRLPPIGVMIEVPAAVYQCEALARRVDFISVGTNDLTQYLLAVDRNNAHVAKLYDEFHPAVLRALLQILAGARVHGREVSVCGEMAGDPLASFLLLGMGVHSLSMGAGSLLRVKRVIRSISRARAREVLKVALQCEDAASVRRLLLDALEAVGLGGLVRPGK; encoded by the coding sequence ATGCTCGAATCGTTGCGACGCATCGTGCAGGAGGTCAACAACGCCCCCGACCTCGAGCGTGCACTGACCATCATCGTCCAGCGTGTGAAGCAGGCAGTCGGGGCCGATGTCTGCTCGGTCTATCTCAACGACTTCGACAACCGTCGGCACGTGTTGCACGCGACCGATGGACTGCGCGCGAAGGCGGTCGGCAGGGTGCGGTTGGAGTTGGGCCGAGGGTTGATCGGGTTGGTCAGCGAGCGCGCCGAAACGATCAACCTCGACGACGCGGTCAATCATCCACGCTACCAGCGCATCACGGATACCGGAGAGGAGCACTATCACGGGTTCCTCGGTGCGCCCATTATCCAGAATCGGAAGGTCCTGGGTGTGCTGGTCCTGCGGCAGCGCGAAAAGCGCCACTTCGGCGACGACGAGGTCACCTTCGTCGTCACGTTGGCATCGCAGCTGGCCGGCGCCATTACCTTTGCGCGCACCAACGGAGAGTTGGCCCGTCTTCAGGACGACGGGATCCCGCAACGTTTCCTGCCCGGCTTGCCGGCATCGCCCGGCATCGGCATCGGCGTCGCGGTGGTGGTCTACCCGCCGGCCGATCTCAACGCCGTTCCGGATCGGCGCGCCGAGAACCTCGACAACGAGGCCAAGGATTTTCTCGGTGCAGTGGAGCACGTGGCCGAGGACCTGGATCGCTTTGCGTTGCGGACCCAAGCACATCTCAGTGCCGAAGACATGGCCTTGTTCGACGCTTGGCGCCTGATGCTCGAGAGCGACACCCTGATCGACGGAACGCTCTCGAGGATTCGTGCAGGCAACTGGGCGCCCGGGGCGCTGCGCGAGACCATCGCCGAGCACGCGAAGGTCTTCGACGACATGGACGATGCCTATCTGCGCGAGCGCGCCTCCGATGTGCGCGATCTCGGTCGCTGTATCCTGACGCATCTGCAGAAGCTGACGGCGGCGCCGATCCAGTACGTGCCCAACACGATCCTGGTCGGCGACGAGCTCAGCGCCATGCAGATCGCCGATGTCCCGCGCGAGATGCTGGCGGGGATCGTTTCGACCACCGGCTCGGGCTCATCGCATGTCGGCATCCTTGCCCGCGGGATGGGCGTGCCGGCGGCGATGGCGGTTGCCGACCTGCCGGTCGGGCGTGTCGAGGGACGCGAGCTGGTGGTGGACGGTTACCGCGGGCGGGTCTACGTTGCGCCCGGCCCGACCGTTCGCGCCGAGTATCAGCGTCTCGCCGAAGACGAGGCGGCCCTGACCAGCGAGCTCCAGGCATTGCGCCATCTCCCGTCCGAGACCTCGGACGGTTACCTGGTGCCGCTCTACTTGAATACGGGCTTGGTCTCGGAGGCACGACCGCTCGGGATCGAGGAATCGGCCGGTGTGGGGCTCTACCGCACCGAGCTGCCCTTCATCGTGCGCGATACCTTTCCGGGCGAGACCGCGCAGATGTCGAACTATCGGCGGGTGCTCGAGCTGTTTGCCCCGCGCCCCGTCACCATCCGGACACTGGATATCGGCGGGGACAAGCCGTTGCCCTATTTCCCGATGCACGAGGCCAACCCCTTTTTGGGCTGGCGCGGCATCCGGATCACGCTCGATCAGCCCGAGATCTTCTTGACGCAGGTGCGCGCGATCCTGCGGGCGTCCATCGGACTGGACAATCTTCAGATCCTGTTGCCCATGATCAGCACGGTCGGCGAGGTGGACGAGGCGCTGCTGCTCATCCATCGCGCACACGATGAGCTGCTCGAGGAGGGCTATCAGGTGCGATTGCCGCCGATCGGCGTGATGATCGAGGTCCCGGCCGCCGTCTATCAGTGCGAGGCACTGGCGCGGCGGGTCGATTTTATCTCCGTGGGGACCAACGACCTCACCCAGTATCTACTCGCCGTCGATCGCAACAACGCCCACGTCGCAAAGCTCTACGACGAGTTTCATCCGGCGGTCTTGCGCGCACTGCTGCAGATCCTCGCGGGCGCGCGCGTTCACGGCCGCGAGGTGAGCGTCTGCGGGGAAATGGCGGGTGATCCGCTCGCGAGCTTCCTCCTGCTCGGCATGGGCGTGCACAGCTTGAGTATGGGTGCGGGAAGCCTGCTGCGTGTGAAGCGCGTCATCCGCAGCATCAGTCGGGCACGGGCCCGCGAGGTGCTCAAGGTGGCCCTCCAATGCGAGGATGCGGCGTCCGTGCGACGCCTGCTCCTGGATGCGCTCGAGGCGGTCGGGCTCGGCGGCTTGGTGCGCCCGGGCAAGTAG